The DNA segment AGAGTCAGGACTAGAGTGTGTATTACTTCAGCTTCCATGCTTTGGAAACCACACTATGTACCCAGAGGGATTCTCTTGGGGCAAATGGACAAGAGAAAGTTAAACTGGAGTCATCTATATCCTTTCCATGGTTAGTAAGAGAACAAAGATGGCAATTGGTTGACCTTTTCATTGTTTTAGACAAAGCCAGTTGGTGCTTTTCCTTCATGCCTGCTGACCGTATGATTTGAAAGCCACTTCTTGGCTCATAGAAACAATCAAATTATTAAAGGCAAAGGGTAGTCCACTCTATTCTGCTAATCCTACATCTTGATGAGAGTGAGGATTGACAAAGCTTGCCAGAGTCCAGAGGTAGGGATGTGggtatgacaaaaaaaaaaaaaaatcaatgacagaGCCTAGGATGGTATTCAAGGGCAAGTCagactctctttccctttcctgtGTTTTTCCTTCTCACCTCTCCATGCATGTAAGTGTGACCCAGTGATAATGATGCTGCTGCTGAAGAGGGAaggtgagaaagagaagaaagagaaaaaggagaaggaagcTGGGTGAAAGAAGGGGAGGGTGGTACATAAATGGGTGAAAgcaacaaaggaaagaaaaatacttggAAGAGTAAGGAATCCTGGAATATGGGAGTTAAAAATTACTGCTGATAACACCTGATCTAGCCTCTCTCTGAATGAGGGTCCCTTCCTGGCGACTCAGCTCTGCTTCTCCACTCTCCTGAAGTCAAagtgcttttctttcttcctgtagCTGTGATgggtgaagaaaggagaaaaaaacataaaacctgGGATTGAGAGTCAGAAGAACTGGTTTTATGTCCTGTTCTACCAGCTCTATGTCGTTGCATTTCCATCACTTAATCTACCTGACCCACAGTGACCTTGACTATAAAATGAGCATAACAATCTCTATTTCCTTCAAAGGTTTGCTACAAGGCTACACAAATATTATCATAATTTCTTGTGGAACATTAAGTTTCCCAAGCTCACTCCATCCTCTTTGGCCTCAGAGTGCACCTGCTTCTGGAGGTCTGTGTTACTTTAACAGAAAGTTAATTAGGTCCTTCACCCACCCTCTGGATATCTGCCTGAGTTAGAAGGGCAGCTCAGCACACAGCTCCATCATCCATATTAAAAGTGGGATTTTCTGATTTGGCCCAGCAGCCAGTTGACCAATAGGTTCCAATGTGTGTTTTCAATAAAGCTGCTTACCCAGGAAGCCTTATTAAGTGAGTAAGTCAAGCTGACATGATTTCCGTGCTGATTAACATGAAACCTAGGCTGTTTTTGCAATGcagaaacattaaatatttataggAGGTAAATGAGGTTACAAGGAAAACAAGTTCAGATTTCCAGAAACAAATCAAACCatatatctgtatttttaaaagctatgtACTAATCCCTGCATTCATTGATTTGAGGATCAAGATTCAATAATCAAAAAACATGTATCTCCCCTCTCTGATAAACAAAGGTGGTGGAGGATTTAACATTTCAAACACTAGCTGGTAAACTGGGATGCCCCAGTGAAGCTTATCAGAtacttttttttgtaaattatataCCTACAAATCACTCAACAAATCTCAAAACAATTCAAACTCTTCCAGAgttgaatgaaaaatatttactaaaccACAAGTCCCTTCTGGTTTTCAAACTGCaaatttttcatagaaaattCTGATTGAACAGAATCTGTCAGGCAAGTGAATTAAAAAGGAAGTGTGACTATTTCTGTGTTTGAAATAATCCTTGCTCATTTTGCATTCACTATGTTCTGTTAAGTTTAACTTTGTTCCAGATTTTTCAGTGTAATGAAGTATTCTTAATCATAATAGTAATTGTAGTTGTAATTCTAGCTGCTGCCATGTCTTGCCTGCTGGTGTaagatgcatgtgtgtgtgcagcgAAAAGAGTTCTCACTTCCATGTGTGGGCAAATTTGAAAGGTAATCAGTGGTAACCCTTTTCTCATCTGATCCTCCATGGACACCATGTCACTAACACCTCCAACACCTCTAACACTAGATGGATCACAAAGTGCTTGCTGAAAGACAAAGTGCTCTTCTGGTGGTGGTGAGAGAAATACTTCATGGTCATATGTTGTGGCATGGCTCTTTGCTAGGAGATGCTTGAAGCCAACAGTTGGCAGAATCAGTGGAAAACATGGAATATTAGATGTTTGTGATATGTCTCCAACTAGAGGCTTAGCGGTCCTTTGTAGAATAAAATACAGTGGTCTAAATAATCccatcacagtgtttcatttattttatggtGCAACAGTTTACTTATTGTTTtacatgctttttaaattttgcaaaaattataagtattatataaatataattagtTTAGAGTCTACTTTTACTTTCAGAATTTTCTTTGGACATTATGTTATATGGTCACTTTATTTCCCTTACTGATCTGAAttctgggaagaaagaaaaatatgctttTACTGGTACACTACTCATTTTTGCATAAAATATCCAAAGAAACTGAGAATAGAAGAGTCAGGCACTGGTACTGCACTTGAATACTCAAgtcaatttccttttttctatagTGGATTTTCTCATACTCTGCCATAGCTAAATTAGTGTCCTGGGCATTTATTTGAGTCTTAGATTAGTTATTTAGAATGCAGGACTAATTCTGTGCTTTATATCCAATGTGTAAGAAGAAAGTTTAGTTTTAAGTCAAATCATATATTCACAGGCACTAACCATTGCAGTTTCCTTTTCCAGAATCTGGAAATGGCAAAACCTTATGTGAAACCCAAGGAGATGACAGAGTCAGTCAACACACCATCCTGGATGGACAAAGGTCTGGGCTCTCAGAACGaaatgaaggaggaggagagaagacCAGGTGCTTATGGAATGCTTGGCAGCTTAGCTGAAGAGCATGACAGtattgaggaggaagaagaggaggaggaggatggggagAAGCCTAAGAGAAGGGGTCCCAAGAAAAAGAAGATGACAAAAGCTCGCCTTGAGAGATTCAGGGCTCGAAGAGTGAAGGCCAATGCTAGAGAGCGGACCCGGATGCACGGCCTGAATGACGCCCTGGACAACCTGAGGAGAGTCATGCCATGTTACTCCAAGAACCAAAAGCTCTCCAAGATAGAAACTCTGAGACTGGCCAGGAACTATATTTGGGCTTTGTCTGAGGTCCTGGAAACTGGGCAGACACCTGAAGGAAAAGGCTTTGTGGAGATGCTCTGCAAAGGGCTCTCTCAGCCCACGAGCAATCTGGTGGCTGGATGCCTCCAGCTGGGCCCTCAGTCTGTGCTCCTGGAGAAGCATGAGGAGAAATCTCCTATTTGTGACTCCGCCATCTCTGTCCACAACTTCAACTACCAGTCTCCTGGGCTTCCCAGCCCTCCTTATGGCCATATGGAAACTCATCTTATTAATCTCAAACCTCCAGTATTCAAGGGTTTGGGAGAATCATCCTTTGGGAGCCATCCACCTGACTGCAGTACACCTCCTTATGAGGGCCCACTTACTCCACCCCTGAGCATCAGTGGGAACTTCTCCCTGAAGCAAGATGGCTCTCCTGACCTGGATAAATCCTATAGCTTCATGCCACATTACCCCTCTGCAAGTCTAAGCTCAGGGCATGTGCATTCAACTCCCTTTCAGGCTGGTACCCCCCGTTATGAGGTTCCCATAGATATGTCTTATGATTCTTTCCCCCACCATGGTATTGGGGCCCAACTCAATACGGTATTTACTGACTAGGGCAGTAAGACCAGCATTTCGGGGGATAATGTGGAGATGTTTCTCATAATTCAAGTGGTTGAGCTGAAGATTCAGTGACCTTACTGGAACCCTATAGGTATATATCAAACATAATAATCTTAGTCCATTTAGGCCCTCCTACACCTGTCACCCTCTTTCCTCATCAATTTCTCAAATTGTATTGATTCCTTTATTTAGCATCCTCAAGTGAAATTATTCGATTGTTTACAATCTATGTAAATAGAACAGAAGCTCTGGGTCCTATTCTAGTGGTGCCAAAAACTCACTGAATGATCTATGCCAAGTAATTTTCCATTTCTGGCCTCTGTTTAATTACTGGTAAAACCAGGCAGTTGTTCTAGGTCTAGGTGATTCCTAAAGTCCTTTACAGTTCTCAAATTTGGTGATCATTCTTATATACTTCTTGAAACTGAAAGGTTGAGGAATAAGAGAAAATGGACACTTGCATGGAATGACCAATAAGGTTGCCAGAGGAGCAGTAGGTGATGTCTCTCAGGTTCTTATTGGAGGACTTCTCTGCATCTATCTAAAAATAACCTCCAGAGGCTAGAAATCTAACTTGGCTGTCACTGTGAATAACAAAGCATGTTCTTTAAGAGATTAGCTCTGTTTCTTGTTGGGCTGAAAGCTGAACATGGCTTTCTTAGTAATCTGAGAACCATAATAGAGATCTCATCAACTTGATTCTTGATAACATTTCAAAAGCACTTTTCTCGGTACTAGAGGTGGGGCAAGCAAGTCACTGAAACCTCAGACTCCGACCAGTGGGACTTAGAGACGTCATCTAGACCATTTTATAGGCTCCATAACCAGAGGGCTTGAAATTCTGTTGAAACTCGGGTGCTGCTATTGGAATCAGCAAACAATCCAGGTCAAATTAAAGAGCAATAAAATGACTATTGGATCTACTAATTAATCGTAGCTCAGAGACTCCCTCCAGCTCACACCTGCCCAAAAGAAAATCCCTAGAGTTTCTTTGGAAAGATGAATTTCATTTGGTTAAAGAAAACATGGTTAAAACCACCGACCTCTCTTCACACCAATATAGTATTTACTAGAAGCACAAATACCAATTTATTGACCAAACCTGAATTTTTTCCAACACATATATTATTCCTTATCTCTTCCCCCACTAATTGTTCTCTCTTCCTGACTTCTAAAATATAATAGGTTGTTACATATTGTAGATAATACTTCAAGTGACTGGACATAGGGATGCAGAAATCAAATTGGAGGTCATAAATGCTTTACCAATCTATGTCTTCATCACAGGTTAGTCCTGATTTGCAgaatatttcttcttcttcttgtaactCCTCTTTCCTTAATATCAGCACTaatttgtcaaattattttttttcccagagaAATGTAACCTGAGAAATATCACTGTCCTGTTCAATCTGCCAGGACAGttattaaaacaaaccaaaaacctaaaTGGTTTATATAATAGTGGATCACATTGTGGTCCTGCCAGAGAAGATAAGTTTAGGAT comes from the Manis pentadactyla isolate mManPen7 chromosome 10, mManPen7.hap1, whole genome shotgun sequence genome and includes:
- the NEUROD4 gene encoding neurogenic differentiation factor 4, giving the protein MAKPYVKPKEMTESVNTPSWMDKGLGSQNEMKEEERRPGAYGMLGSLAEEHDSIEEEEEEEEDGEKPKRRGPKKKKMTKARLERFRARRVKANARERTRMHGLNDALDNLRRVMPCYSKNQKLSKIETLRLARNYIWALSEVLETGQTPEGKGFVEMLCKGLSQPTSNLVAGCLQLGPQSVLLEKHEEKSPICDSAISVHNFNYQSPGLPSPPYGHMETHLINLKPPVFKGLGESSFGSHPPDCSTPPYEGPLTPPLSISGNFSLKQDGSPDLDKSYSFMPHYPSASLSSGHVHSTPFQAGTPRYEVPIDMSYDSFPHHGIGAQLNTVFTD